The following are encoded together in the Thunnus thynnus chromosome 15, fThuThy2.1, whole genome shotgun sequence genome:
- the fam221a gene encoding protein FAM221A, translating to METISLDKSALKAVDEYWEYRRIVGDDDGGKLFTPEQYEEYKRKVLPQRVKNRLYVSFGVPGGVECKLIGPETQCFCTHRYKQHKTDFEVVPSERPLALPCQVRGCHCSAYQYVPKIGPTPVRCRCKHLPHDHSETTGHLCKKCTCTGFQSSYICGCGQPSSAHLTLVETKLEREAQGRPVGRDVPYAAMGGLTGFSSLLDGYLALEASGSDQDREDGCQQRCSALKINQASTKASSSVHCKMTNKQ from the exons atggAGACAATATCTCTCGACAAATCAGCCTTAAAAGCAGTGGATGAGTACTGGGAGTATAGAAG AATCGtgggtgatgatgatggaggcAAACTGTTCACTCCAGAGCAATATGAGGAGTATAAGAGGAAGGTGCTCCCTCAACGTGTAAAAAACAGGCTGTATGTAAGCTTTGGGGTACCAGGAGGTGTTGAATGTAAACTCATTGGCCCTGAGACACAATGCTTCTGTACACATAG ATATAAGCAACACAAGACAGACTTTGAAGTTGTTCCCTCTGAGCGACCCTTGGCTCTACCGTGCCAGGTCAGGGGATGTCATTGTTCTGCCTACCAGTATGTTCCCAAGATCGGGCCAACACCTGTCCGCTGCAGGTGTAAACACTTACCCCACGATCACAGTGAAACTACTGGACATTTGTGCAAGAAGT GTACCTGTACTGGGTTCCAGAGCTCCTACATCTGTGGCTGTGGCCAGCCCAGCTCTGCCCACCTGACCCTG GTTGAGACAAAGCTTGAGAGGGAGGCACAGGGTCGGCCGGTAGGCAGGGATGTCCCTTATGCTGCCATGGGGGGACTGACAGGGTTCAGCTCCTTGTTGGATGGTTACCTCGCTTTGGAAGCCAGTGGATCAG ATCAAGACAGAGAAGATGGCTGCCAGCAGAGATGCTCAGCATTAAAGATCAACCAAGCGTCTACTAAAGCATCTAGCTCTGTTCACTGCAAGATGACCAacaaacagtga
- the ccdc126 gene encoding coiled-coil domain-containing protein 126 — translation MLGTLLRRNMSQKLSVLLLLFGLVWGLMLLRYTVQQPRHRSSAELREEILELSRRYVKVLTEENQNAPGGPQGTSMAGYADLKRTIAVLLDDILTRLVKLEGKIELVVNASSTNTSHTAGGVLASAPAALQKAPKQDTPGSHPGTLRFHPHIPNRPRQHQGA, via the exons ATGCTGGGCACACTCCTGCGCAGGAACATGTCCCAGAAGCTgagtgtgctgctgctgctattcgGCCTGGTGTGGGGACTCATGCTGCTGCGCTATACTGTGCAGCAGCCTCGCCATCGGAGCAGCGCTGAGCTACGTGAGGAGATCCTGGAGCTCAGTCGGCGATATGTCAAGGTCTTGACAGAGGAGAACCAGAATGCACCTGGTGGACCACAAGGAACCTCCATGGCTGGTTACG ctgatctgaaGAGGACTATTGCTGTGTTACTGGACGACATTCTGACACGGCTGGTCAAACTGGAGGGCAAAATTGAACTGGTGGTCAACGCCTCCTCCACTAACACCTCCCATACAGCAGGGGGTGTCCTTGCTTCTGCTCCCGCTGCCCTCCAGAAAGCTCCGAAACAGGACACACCTGGCAGCCACCCAGGGACTTTGCGCTTTCACCCACACATCCCTAATAGGCCTCGGCAACATCAAGGAGCATAG
- the tra2a gene encoding transformer-2 protein homolog alpha yields MSDIEDGNYEGRGSRSPSKSDRGSPARVKSESRSGSPSPSRASKRSESRSHSRSKSRSRSRRHSNRRCSRSRSRSYSHRRKSRSRSYSPEYRRRRSQSTSPMSNRRRHTGSRSHDFTKEACSHSGDADIRANPDPSTCLGVFGLSLYTTERDLREVFSRYGPLAGVNVVYDQRTGRSRGFAFVYFERLEDSKEAMERANGMELDGRRIRVDYSITKRPHTPTPGIYMGRPTHNGGGGGGGGGGGSSSRRGRDSYYDRGYDRYDRYDEYDYRYSRKRSPSPYYSRYRSRSRSRSYSPRRY; encoded by the exons ATGAGTGACATTGAGGACGGAAACTATGAAGGACGG GGGTCTCGCTCCCCATCTAAATCGGATCGTGGGAGTCCAGCTCGGGTCAAGTCGGAGAGCAGGTCCGGCTCCCCGAGCCCATCCCGAGCATCCAAACGCTCTGAGTCCAGATCCCACTCTCGGTCAAAATCAAG GTCTCGTTCTAGGCGGCACTCAAACCGGCGCTGTAGCCGCTCACGCTCTCGGTCATATTCCCACCGAAGGAAGTCTCGCTCTCGTTCCTACAGCCCTGAATACCGGCGCAGGAGGAGCCAGAGCACCTCCCCAATGTCGAACCGCCGCCGTCACACTGGCAGCAGG AGCCATGACTTCACAAAAGAAGCATGCAGTCATAGCGGTGATGCTGATATTAGG GCGAACCCTGACCCCAGTACATGTTTGGGGGTGTTTGGCTTGAGCCTGTACACCACAGAGCGTGACCTGAGGGAGGTGTTTTCGCGCTATGGTCCTCTGGCCGGGGTCAATGTGGTGTACGACCAGCGCACAGGTCGCTCCCGGGGCTTTGCCTTTGTTTACTTTGAGAGACTTGAGGATTCTAAAGAG GCAATGGAGCGAGCCAACGGCATGGAGCTGGACGGGAGACGCATCAGAGTGGATTATTCCATTACCAAACGTCCCCATACCCCCACACCAGGAATATATATGGGCCGTCCAACTCA CaatggtggtggtggcggcggcggcggtggcggcggcagcagcagcaggagggggAGAGACTCCTATTATGATCGTGGCTATGACCGCTACGACAGATATGACGAGTATGACTATAGGTATAG TCGCAAGCGCTCTCCATCACCCTACTACAGTCGATACAGGTCTCGCTCACGGTCTCGCTCCTACAGCCCAC GGCGATACTAA